From Clarias gariepinus isolate MV-2021 ecotype Netherlands chromosome 18, CGAR_prim_01v2, whole genome shotgun sequence:
AAAGcatggattgttttttttcgtTGAATGAGTAACAATAAAGaaccatttaaatgtattaaacaaattgtataacttaatatacaattaaattgtataatatatacttataaaatctttttatgaCTTCATGTTGTTTATAGTGTACATATGGTCACAGAAAATTATTTAagctaaaatttaaaaagctgaTTACACTGATTATactaaataaacatacagtatacacaaatacaccaacacacaagttaaaaaaaaaaaaactcaaatattattaaagaaaactaaaatcTAAATGAgtaacattataataaaaaaatatttatagagtTTGTTCGGCACACAGGTTACATATAtaggatttaaaaaattggataaatataacattattttaaaatctatatgGAAAATGGAGATTTGCAGCCACTGATGTTGTACAGATTATGTACAAAAGTGGGTTATAAAACCCACAGATTCTCTTCAGCCTTTAGGGATgaacagatacagtatattataaatgtattgatgaaatatacagtagatggtaGATTTTATGAAATTACAATCAAGtgctgcaaacacacactgactaacCTTAATAGTTAGAGCAGATGAAGTTGAGTGTGTTGCTCTGAGGCAGGCTGATCCACTGCTGCTCTCCTCTAGACTGAACTGCTCCGGTTCTCTCCTCATTTGTACAGATTTCGAACCCGTTCCCGTTCCCCGGGGCCCAGTCCTGGAAGCAGATCAATGATCCAAAAACCCAGAACCAGATACTCTGGATGCAGTCATAACGCAGTCCGAGCCACACGTGTTCAGTGGAGGCGTCTTGAGCCACTTCCTTCACCCAGACCTGCATCTCCTGAGTGAGCACTGAGACCAGGTCATAATGATTGTTCCTGCAGTATCTCAGAGCTTCTCTCCAGGTCAGATTCTGCTTAATCAATACAAGTTTATCTGAAAATAGATGGATATATGTTTTAGTAGACACATGTATTCCAACTTCTTTagaatgtatattatatacaatgtttaaaacagtttaactaactcaaaaacacaaaacttaGGTAAAAGGGTGTCAACTAAACTACACAAACTAAACTAAATATACATGCCGAATAAGTGTAGTGTAACTCACTCTCATGGTGGCAGATGAACGGAAGGTTTTCTGTACAGTCCACATCACTCCAGTAGAGTTGATCAGACACGTTGACTGCAGTACATTTCAAATCTTTACTGGGTTTGTTAGAGCTCCAGTATCTGAATGAGGAATTACTCTGATCTGACCACTTCCAGGAGTCATTAAACAGACCAATCCAAACATAATCATTAGAGGAATTCTGCCTCACATTCTTGATGTTCTCGTTCTCAGTTTGGTTCCTTACACTGACCAGGTCGATGTAGTTCTTTCTGCAGTAGGTTTGAGCATCACGCCAGGTCTTTTGCtccttaattaatttgtaaccACTACAGcctgcttttaataaaaaattaaataatttatgatgCAGGCAATTAACTCATGCTTAAAtcatatttctttcatttttgcaaTCAAAGACCAAAGACCACAAATCAAAACTcaaaaacagcaaataaaataattatttttcacgAATCTAGAGCCTTCTAATATTTTTGCCTCATTTTAATCATCTACTTGCAGTTTTCTACCTTCATAACATACGAAATGTCGGGATGTATCACAATTATCAACATTCCATTTCCCATCCTTATCCATTTCAACACAGTACTCCTTTTGCTCTTGGTTGTCTGGTTGACCACTaccccagttactgtaagtGTCTCCATCTCTGTAGAAAGTTTGGTCTGACAGAGACCACTGCCATCTCCCAGTGTCTCCTCTCTGTAGACCGATCCAAGCTTGGTTTACAGTTTCCATCTTCAGTGTGTTATTCAGCTTCATCATCTCTTCCATGTTGTTGATGGAGGCGAGATCAGTGTATTTCTGTCTGCAGTAAGTCTGAGCTTCACTCCAGGTTTTATTCTCATTCACAAAGTGATAGCGATGAGGAATATATGTCTCTGTACCACATGCTGCAGTGtgaaaatacagtattataatacTATAATTCATCATGTTAAAAAATGATGCTGTAtctcataaataaacaaatatagtcATAATTACACACATATAACATTAATTActtacacattaacacacagatTATAGTGCACACAACACTGACCTGAGAAAAACAGAATAACCAAAACCCATTTACTCCTCATTCctgtaaaaaaacacatgcttCATTAAATTGATACTTTaagatttttgtgtttttattatatttttaataaacaaataatttgcgtttgtcattttataaataataaatattgcttCATTTCTGCTGAATTGCTTGTGctttcatgaaaaaaatgtcctactgtttttttacattagacCTAATCTTGTTCGTTTATTTTGTGTACGGGTAGAGACGATGTAATGGTGTTTGTAATTGCATGtaaaaagtacataaaaaattatcGTTTTTGGAAATGAGTCAAAGAGCAACAtgatgatgggggggggggggggggggggttaaatgATCACATCATCATGAGTTCAATAGCATTTGTACAGTGTCTAGTCATATAAACTCTCTTTCCCAGAAGAGCTCTGACCCCTTCCTTCTGACACACcataacattatatttattctttttttttcacgtcaAGCTGAATCTCCTAAATGGTAGAAATAATGTGTTTTCCCTTTAAACAAATCTCTGTTGATCTTTTCAtgttactgcaaaaaaaaacaaaaaaaaaaaacacttcatgcAGTCAAGCAAATAAATGTTCAGGAATCATGCTTACACAGCGATCAAAAAGGGGAAAATGATCGAATAGACAGAAAAATTAAAGAGACAGAATTTGcagaaaaaacatgttttaccaCTAGACATGATTTCTATTTATAAACAGTATCCCATTTTCTGTATAGAAATTATAATGTCTAGTCTTTTGAGTTTAGTGAGGAGTAGCTAAAtgtatgtttaacatgtttcaAGTTTTCGGAAATACATCTGGGTctggtacagtacatacagtacaacacaccATACATAATCTCTTACTTTTAACGAAAAGAAAGCCAACTAAAAGAagctgaaacaaacaaaatatttcaaacaATCTCTTACTCTGGTTATTACAGTAGACTGTACATTACTGCTAAATATATGTGTAATAAAGCACtgttataattatttgtttaaaaagtattaaaagttTTACTCAACTACAAGTATATAAACAAATTCTTTATCCACACCTGTAATGTTCTTCATGGGCCGGAGCAGTGAATATTATAAATCCTCCAGTCCTTctgttcttcttcctttttcaccTTCTGCTCCTGAACTGGACAAGTTCAGTTATATCCCTGTCCTCTTTTTTAACTCCTCCCCCCCTttgttttccttatttttttacttgtttatcaGCAGTAGCATTGAGCTGACGGTGTTGTTAAACAGGAAGCATCAACCACTTTGCATGAGACATGATGAACTGGGGACCCAATGACAAATATCCTTCTTTCTCTCATCTCTAGATGAGTGACAGTTATAGCAACTGAGCCAGCAATCAGGAAGCTTACAGTATAAGGATGTTTTGTGGGGATtttatgtaaagtttatttaaatactgtatattacagtcATACGAGTAAAATCATTGGATGTTTACAGAAAGACAACtctactaaaaaataaataaataaataagcatgcCTTTAtgtaaatttcacatttcacatgTATAGCGACAAACAGTAACACTATAAAAAGTCACACTTCGGGACCAAGAGGTcatttgtcttgtaaatgttgCATTCCTCTACATTAATGAGGGTTCACCaacaaaaaactgaaataaaatatatccaaTTGAAATAATTTCTAAAATACAAGATCTTAGACAATAGTTTAGGAACTTCCCATCTCCATATGCCAGTATATTATATTTCACatgtaataatacatttataacacACTATGTATAACATAACACATGTCACAAAATGCACACATCCTTATATTTTAGTCTTTTAGGGTCATAGCGGGGATCTCTATCACTcactttccttctctctctctctctctgggttgttttttcgacccaagcgctgggttgcctctgttgggtcatttttctgggttatttaaagAGAGTaaggtagtttttgtgtaaaccagctgctgggttaaagtttgcttggcccctcccccaaagttccccggtggattcagcggctgtcagcttCGTGTCTTCTCttttgagctcccacaccgctaatgacggttcatcctcctccggcatttaagggaaaattatgttaaatacaaggtctgtatccACATGGTCACTCacctacactgtaaaccctaataaGTTCACAGAactcaaaaattattttgtaacagATTACACAAAAGTATTTAagtgatgtttttaaatgttttaagtttacataaaataaaaattacatttacatttgcctTAAATTATCTCAATGCTATcttataattattgatattccACAACTTATAATTGGGGAGTAATTCACTAataattttcaatatttttcaaCTCATATAATGTGgaaaatacacttaaaattttcaataatttttaACTCAAAACGTGGGAAATGCactcaaaataatttttaaagtgaaatacTGATGTCGGCCCACTACACAATTATAATCAGCTAATATTGTAAGAAAACATGAAAGTGACACCACAGTGGCAAtttaacaactttttttattcaacacaATGTGCTTTTTAAAAGGCACAAATTAAAGTAGCTCAGTCAAAACAAAGTGCTTGTCATAAAGTAAATCAAAAGGTAAAGGAAATGACtccataaaaaaatctgttttaaattaAGTGTTAATAGTTCCATATTCTGGTAGTAAACATTGCTACAGAGTATTTATTCAGTATTTTGGGTCTCCATCTCACATTATGATAAAAACACAAAGGATTCATGATAAAATTTAATAAGATTCTAAGTATAATCCATCCTCAACAGCAATGACAACTATtagaatgtggaaaagtttaacactgtttttaaatgttttggcaCTTACGGTTCCTTGAAAAACACAAATatcattcaaataaaatactggTTTCTACTGTGCCGTACTTCAACTGGCAACATCAAGGTAGTGCATCAAGGTAGGCATTAGGCAACAGAACATTAAACATGTATAGTGCACGAATTGAACAGTCGTTTCCCACgttattttgtacaaaaaacTTTAGCAACACGTCAATGTTGTGAATTATTAACAATCAGTGTATTAAAATCTGAGGTAGAACAGGCAAACAGTCACATCCTAAATTTGAGGTAGAAGAGGCAAATGATATTTGTAAAGAGGGGaacaagaacaaacaaacaaaaaaacttcaatACTCAGCTCAACAAATCCATTCTGAATGATTCACTCACTGAACAAATCATTCTTCAGCGTCAGCAGACGCCCTTTCAGTGGTTTGTTGTCCTCAAGACACACCACAACTTTTTGAATAAATGTGAATGTAAGTTCAAGATTCTTTGGGTACTGTAGGTCTAGTGCATAGATGTACCCAAAGAGCAGGAGAAATGAGTCAGCCAAATTTGTGGGACCACTCACAAGTATTTCATCCTCCACGACAATACAGATGCTCTCAGGGCTGAGGAGGGACGCATCAGTAGTGTCATCCATGACGACTGTCAGGAGAGCCAATGGAGTGTCAGTGAGGTCTGGACCATCTGCTgactataaaaaacaaattatacaaGAATGAATTTAGCCCCTCAAAAATACAAATCATGCTAATGATGTCACTTAGCATTTAGACTGCAACTAAGCTACATGTTTAAACTATTTTCTGTACATATTGCTTATATCTTATGTTAGTTTCACACCCATCGGTTAACACTTTTTGAGTACTGGAATGCTTTATACTTACCTTTTCATCATTTCTACATGTCAGTTTGTAGAATAACAACTCAAGTGAACTTCATTAACAGGTCCTGGGGGGTATTCCAAAAGGAAGTTCAACATACTCTGAGCCTAACCCTGAACTCTGAGTTGACTTACCCTGTGAAGTGAAACTCTGAGTTTTcagttccagaacagctgatctgAGTTAGGTAAGTCGACTCTGAGTATGTCAACTCTGAGTTAAGCCTGTGCCTGACGACTAGTAAAAAGCCATCATAAATAGAGCTCCAATACTGTGATCGACCATGGCAACAGGTGAGAAAACAGGAAGCAGATATTTTCTGGCCGCCGccataataaaaatcactgaCAGTTTTAAATGCCGTTGTCTTTTTACTTTGAATGTAACATCACTTTCTTTTATATTAGCCTTTGAGGAAGTGGTTAAATGttattcagtgttttatttaattaaattttagactgttttatttaatttgaattggctgaaaatgaaatataaaaagattttCACATTGGCTCctcacttttgtttttatttgacatattaaagtaaatgtttattcttaaatatttaaatttgtttaaattttcggccgaaatagcattatcggtttcggccgaaacgtaagaaagcgccgaaaataaaagccggaattgtcgccacgcctgtcccatcctcccgtctcgttcgcgctgtcattacgcatcaaacacggagtatgtcggcggtttggaagcacttcaaagtttcagatgaggacagcaaagttgcaatatgcaacatttttttaatacaaacaaaaagaaaatattttaaacatgttttttaatgaagccattttcggtatcggttttcggccaagtgcatccaaaaatttcggtttcgttttcggcccagaattttcatttcggtgcatccctagtttaTTCAGTAGATATTTTAACTTGTAGTAGCTTTTACCACCAACAGATGCTGTTTAACACACATCTGTGTCCTAACATCCTGCTGAGTAGATAAACATAAAGTGCTGCTCATCTCCACCACGTCCAACAGAGGGTCCTGAACTGAAAACTCAAGAGTCTCACTTTATAGGGTAAGTTAACTCAGAGTTCAGAGTTAAGCTCAGTGTTTGTTGAACCTACTTTCTGGAATAGCCCTCTGGAATGATTAACTCAGAGTTTTCCTTatctcagggttcactctaagTTTTCACCtaacctgctttctggaataccccaCTTGTTTTCCTAGAGATCTTTGAGTGATGTTATATGTTTAAGCTGACTGGATAGCTAGGCAAAGGGATCGATAGTGAGGCCAGTACACTTACGTTGCAGGTCCTGAAGAACTTGAAGGCATCTTCACGCAAGTAGACAGGAAGTGCACGAAGGACGAGGGCCCGTCTCATATTTATATCACGTTGTTCCTAGATGGACAAAAAATATCCATTACAATAGTAATTACACAAATGCAGagcaaacacttaaaaaaaaatctaagtgtTAAATAGCTCCATATTCTGATGGTGGTCATTGCTATAGATGGTAGATACAGTATTTTGGGTCACCATTtcttcagtaaaacattttttaaataaataattttctatTGTAAATACTTAAATAACTCAAAGGAAAAAACTCAAAACTGTAAACcagatttttacaaaaacagtaGTTATTTGGACTTCTTTAAACTGAAGCTGATAAAGTATCTTTTTAAGGTACCTCTTTCTGATAGAATACATCTTGTCAAGACATTTATCTCTGATGAGATTGACAATGTTGTGTTCATGCCATAAACACTTAACCTCTCAACCAATTCACACTCTGGCTTCTTACAGTTGTCCGCAAACATTCTATTAATAATCTGTTTCTGAATCATGCAAAGTTAAAAATTCACCTGAAAGTCATAAATCCTTATGAGCTTGGCTAGCTCCTGCGCTATCTTGCCAGTCTTGGTAGCCTTGTCTCTGAACAAGGTGATGAGTTTAGGCGTGTGTCTGTCCAGCTCCTTGTAGAATTGATTGCGCAGGTTAATGTTGTTGATTCGGTGAAACTCTGCAAACACCTGTACATAGACAGAATTACAcagaaatgtataaagatgaACTAGGaacagaaatgtaaatgtattttgagAAGTTTTTAGTTGGCAGGTAGCAAAACCAAGGGCAATTCCATTAGGGATGAGTCAGAACCAAAGTCAAAATAGAAAgttaattgtcttttttttttttacttaaaacagGCCGTATAATGTTATCTAAAGGAAATCTAATAATAAACCTCTGTATATTTTGTTTACAGTGAATGGCAAAAATATGTTACAGCGTGATGTGTTGTCAACTTTTACATTTGCTTTTTGGtgaatttattgaaaatttcgatttttaaatagtcatttaaatattaatcatgTTCAAAGTGGGCATGCTAAAGAGTCATGTTGATTAATTGCTCTCAACAGGGAGaacactaaaataataaaaaaaatatatttattttttttacctgtgaCTCCATAAGTAGGGCTGGCCATCTGCTCATGACATCTCTCACCCGTGGAGCTACAAGGGCTCCAACGATTTCTTGGCGACGAAGAGCATAGGATGTGTTCATGAGCTTGCCTATGACTAATTGGTTTCTCTCAGTCTTTTCGACTTCATGTATGATTTCTTCTCTCATTGTTTCCagagtggctggggtttgatcCTTCGGTAGGTTAATAATGTAGTTGACCTCAGCTTTTTGAGCTTTCTTTATGTTTTGATGGGGGTGATCTTTGTCGGGGTTGTTTCGGCTCCGCCTCCCTGTGTTGATGGCTACTTCTGCAACCCCAGCTTTGGCCAGATTGTTTACGGTAAGACGCAACCTTATACCCTATGTGACGTTTCCATCCCAACTCCCCGTCTTCACCAGTCGTCATTCTGAGACATGGAtgagctgtaatcaaagctttaGCAGCCATTGCCAATTCCTTTTCATGTGGGTATGGTTTAAAACTGTAGATCGTTTCTGCCATTTTTCTAAGGATTTCACTCTTATGTGACCTCTTTAACTTCAGCAATTTTCCTGATTCTTCATAAACATGATTTCCTTCTTCTAGAATATGCTCCATTTCATAACCAAAACCAGGAACAACAAAGTGATCAGGCCAACTCTTCTGCCGCTGTAATGCATGTGGGAGTATGTCTGTGTCAGAAGATGCAGTAGATGTGGTGTCACCTTCAGGTCTGACGACTCTCAACGTGCCCTTTTCTGGTAACTCCTTGATGTCCACCAGTAAACAAAGCTCACCATCAAAGTCCGGATCCTCATAGTGCAGGCTAAAGTCCTCATCCAATCTCGGCTTGAACCTTTCTTGCATTATTTCTTTCAGCTCCTTCACTGACTTTGGTCGCTCAAGTAGAGTAAGTTTCAGGGCAGTGTCTCGTGCGACATACACACGTAGCACATGCTTCTGGGCAGCAGCCATCTTTTGGTTCCTAAagacagaaaaacatttattttcatggaGAGTGAAGGTGacacacacaacatttacaTGTCCACAGACCAACTGGTCCAAACAGCTCCAAGAGAAGGTTAGTTATCTGTTTACGTCCTTCAACAAACCTTCAGTTTAATAATATGAAACGTTTGGGTGTCAAGATCAATCTTCCATCTATGTTGTAAGCACAGAGAGTTGTTTTGTCATTTAGCTCTGATGGGGTGTGAACAGTCAAATTGTTTGGGAAAAGTTCATAGGATCTCAGGTGTTCAATGTAGTGTGTTGTGTGCTCTTGGCAAAGAAAGACAATTGTACCGTTAACCAGGAGAACCTTTTGAATTCTAAAGTAATTAGGCAGTCCTCCCTCTTGTCCCACAGACAAAAACATTCCTACATCATAATCAGTTCCATCAATGCAGACctttgatgtactgtaaataaaattgctTGCTGTTATTTGTTCAATGTATGTCTTGGCGACATTTGGAAGCATTGATACCAGTACAGAAGAGACATTTGATGTTTGCTGGTGAGGTTTAAAGAATCCTGAGGCACTGAGGTGGTATGCTACCATGTATTGATGCCTGTCTGCAAgtgtttttaacacatttttaaagttgtgtgtgtCGTGCACAACTCTCTTAAAAAAACGGTGTTTACCCTCAAACCTCATCGTCCACAAGTGTACAAGGGGCCCAAAACGGCGTACAAGGTCAGGATAGTGTTCAACATAGTGATGCTTAGGACGGAGTTTGAAATCTGGAAAAGCTTTCTTCAGCATCTCTTTATGATCCTGTATCTTAGATTGTAAATACTGGATGGACTCCTCTGTGAATTCTGAGCACAGCGATAACTCTACTACCTCTTTTAAGTCCATTAGCACAGTCCATGCTTCATCCTCTTCAGGAACTGCATTCCCAATAATTAAAGGGAGCAGTCTAAGCAATGTGGCATTTTCATGGCCATTACCTCCAATGCTTTTCTTTACAGCGAAGGACTGTGGTATTTTATGAGGTTTTTCAAGCTTGTCTGTGTGCTGGTACGGAAACGATAGAATTCTCTCATTCAAAAATTTAAGGGTGAAGTATTTGTGACGGATCATCTCTCCGATACACAGGGCGAGCTCTACAGGCACAATGCCTTTAAAAAGATCGTGGAGGGCATCAGGTGGAAAGCCAGTGACGGTATGAAAATGTTCTAGATGCTGGCTCAGGACACAATCTGCCTGAACACCATTCTGACTCTGACTTTCCCCATGCATTACAGCATGCACATCACTATTATGGCTGTCTTTTGTCCTAAGACTGAACTCTTGAGTCTGAAGTTGAGCTTGTGTTGCTGTGCAGAATCTGCAAAAATATTCTGCTCTAAAAGACTTTGAAAAGCCTGCCAAATCATGGGCTGCAAGATTGTCAGACACTACACACATGACTGTTCCTTGAACTACCTTACCAATAGACTTGGTACTTGAACTACCTTACCaataggccaggggtagctcagtggttaaggcattggactacggttcggaaggtcccaggttcaaaccccacaaccaccaagttgcccctgttgggcccttgagcaaggcccttaacccttaactgctcagatgtgtaatgagataaaaatgtaagtcgctctggataagagcgtctgccaaatgcttaaatgtaaatgtagactCGATGAATACCCCATCTTGTTCAAGGGTACGGAGGTCTCTCAACAAAGGACCAAGTGCTTTTTCATAGCCAAATGTCTGTATATCAGCCAATTTACATAAAGCTGCAAGCTGAATCACATGAAGGGCTGATCGGTATTTACTGGGAAGATTAGCAAGCGTCCAATATACTGaacatattttgtgtattttgcgTGACGTGCCAAGTGGATTGGCTATTTCCAAATCATCAATGTACAAAATGAGTGGAATCTTTAACTCATCTGAAGACAAGAATGTGTTCTCTTTGAAGTACAAACCATCTTGGTGGCTTACATAATGACCGTTTTGTGCCACTTTTGTTTCCTTAAGTTTGTCCAGAATATCTGTATGATTGAAGATTTTTTGTATCATCTCAAGAATGGGAACATGCACTGCTGTGTGTCCTGGCTGTAGCAGATACTGTACAGGCTTTACTACAGGATAATTATTTTCGAAGAAGGTTTTCCTTCTCTTGGTTGAGGATAACTGCTTCCCCTTAGCTGTGGCACTAACAATAACATTACTGTCCATAACAGTACTGACAACCTCATTTAGAAGTGTAGACTCTGTAAGACCTCTCTAATGTCATGTTTGACTATCGGTTGGGACAAGGAAAATATCTGAGTCAAATGTTCAACTATTTCCTGAGATGCCATGTCAGATACATGAAGAATAGAGTGCATCTTTAGGAATAATGATGCCAAGTTATGGTTTAATTGGGCTCTTAAAGTGTCTGTGTCACACTGACTGTTTACCTCATTGAGGTCAAATGTGCCCGCAGACCCTGCACTGTGACTTTCAGCAAGTTCCCCAAGACTTTCCGCTGCAACTACAACTAGGGCACTATCTTTGTCTGCCAATACGACACATTCACCAAAGTCTGAATCACCACCATGTTCTCTACTTTTGTGTGCATTAAACGCTGAGTAGCTATTTGTTCTGTAATTACAGTTCTTGAATGGGCATGCTACCATCTCATGACTTCGTAAATGACTTCTCAAATGACCAAATAGAATTTCCTCAGAAAAGGGCTGCTTCAAGTTACACAAAGGACATGTAAAAACAACACATTCCCCTTCAGTTGGATCTACTTTACGTGTATCATTATGAGATCTTGACAGATGAGCTTTCATTGCTTCGAATGATGGAAAAGTACAAATACAACTGTCATAGAAACATGGCAGGGGGGACACTCTTGAATATTGGCTATGCAGTACAGTATAGTGCCAAAATAATTGCCCGCGGGTATTTGATGTTGCAGAACACAACTTGCACTTCCACTCCATTGGGCCAACTTCAGCctgcaatttaaatattttcaatgAAAGTCTAAACCAAGTTAAACATTAAGATAAAATGTGTGTCAAATATAtcaaaaacatttactgtacacttaATTTTAGTAAAAATGAAAACGTTAAAAGATGAGCAATTTAGTTATTAACAAGCAAAGCATCAAAGTTGTGTGCTTATAGATCTgctatttctgtttttgttttaataataagtattaacCCTCCTGTTACCCTAAAATCCGCTTACAGCTTTTTTCCAGTGGGGCCATGTTGACCCCAGCAAGTGAAACCTCCAGAATATGACTTTTTGACTAAAATTGTGTCAGGTTATTTATACCTTTGTTGACTTGTTAAATAggccttttaaataaactgaccCTTAATGCAACTGGTCACAAAAAGGGTagaggacataaaaaaaaatatcatcatgttaattttatgtttgCAGAGTTGTCCTCATTAAATTAGGAAAAGTCATTAAATCTGAAGCccaaaaaataatgttaatcatATTTTTACAGGCGTTAAACATCGCATAGGGTTATATTGACTCCGAGGGTAACAGGAGGGTTAATAAAGGGTTCAAGTGATCAACTGTGGACCCC
This genomic window contains:
- the LOC128506355 gene encoding macrophage mannose receptor 1-like, translated to MNTSYALRRQEIVGALVAPRVFAEFHRINNINLRNQFYKELDRHTPKLITLFRDKATKTGKIAQELAKLIRIYDFQEQRDINMRRALVLRALPVYLREDAFKFFRTCNSADGPDLTDTPLALLTVVMDDTTDASLLSPESICIVVEDEILDNKPLKGRLLTLKNDLFSCSGYKLIKEQKTWRDAQTYCRKNYIDLVSVRNQTENENIKNVRQNSSNDYVWIGLFNDSWKWSDQSNSSFRYWSSNKPSKDLKCTAVNVSDQLYWSDVDCTENLPFICHHENKLVLIKQNLTWREALRYCRNNHYDLVSVLTQEMQVWVKEVAQDASTEHVWLGLRYDCIQSIWFWVFGSLICFQDWAPGNGNGFEICTNEERTGAVQSRGEQQWISLPQSNTLNFICSNY